In Scylla paramamosain isolate STU-SP2022 chromosome 30, ASM3559412v1, whole genome shotgun sequence, the following are encoded in one genomic region:
- the LOC135115986 gene encoding UPF0598 protein CG30010-like, whose protein sequence is MTLGMTRSLTCRLTHAFLVLRGGRAGVSRHLHYEQGQSPHPGIREYFYYIDHQGMLFLDDARMKNFTSCFKEKKFLQFFFSRIKFNETGCYPDFPFLSLCGRERNYIRCDDLPLVFTHLITKETAEGPQEHLAYGNAGETMSLAFQPSEICMQVETGRVYHPALERVGGVGLVRSKLAIQLSTHFIFGKGDEQPPTHIQWAGKEVKLSQSLVPILQGLEHVRRYSLGLEEDLAG, encoded by the exons ATGACTCTAGGGATGACCCGCTCCCTGACCTGCAGATTGACCCACGCCTTCCTGGTCCTGCGAGGTGGGCGTGCGGGCGTGAGCAGGCATCTCCATTATGAGCAGGGCCAGAGCCCCCATCCTGGTATCAGGGAATACTTCTACTATATTGACCACCAAGGCATG CTGTTTTTGGATGACGCGAGGATGAAGAATTTCACCTCCTGTTTTAAAG AAAAGAAATTCCTTCAGTTCTTCTTCAGCCGCATTAAGTTCAATGAGACTGGCTGCTACCCTGACTTcccttttctgtctctgtgCGGCCGTGAGAGGAACTACATCCGCTGCGACGACCTGCCCCTTGTGTTCACCCACCTA ATCACCAAGGAGACAGCAGAGGGTCCTCAAGAGCACCTGGCTTATGGAAACGCAGGGGAAACCATGTCCTTAGCTTTTCAGCCGTCAGAGATATGCATGCAGGTGGAGACAGGCCGAGTGTATCATCCAGCATTGGAGCGAGTTGGGGGTGTGGGGCTGGTCAGGTCAAAACTAGCCATTCAGCTCTCCACTCACTTCATCTTTGGCAAGGGTGACGAGCAGCCGCCAACACACATACAGTGGGCTGGGAAGGAGGTGAAGCTGAGCCAGAGTCTTGTGCCAATCTTGCAAGGTCTTGAGCATGTCAGGAGGTATAGCTTGGGGCTGGAGGAAGACTTGGCTGGCTGA